A single window of Nicotiana sylvestris chromosome 3, ASM39365v2, whole genome shotgun sequence DNA harbors:
- the LOC104234835 gene encoding MMS19 nucleotide excision repair protein homolog produces MAATPTIEYVNHIESYVSSSSSPAQQAASIDAIALLLKNDLLTLEVLVREMEMYLTTTDNIIRSRGILLLGELLMRLISKPLGDTAISSLVEFFTERLADWKALHGALVGCLALLRRKSDAGMINKSQAKAVAQSYLQNLQVQLLGLQDRKLCLQLLECLLDCYPDALLSLGDDLVYGICEAIDGEKDPQCLMLIFRVVEVLAQLFPESSGPLANFAGDLFDILGCYFPIHFTHPKGDEIDVKREELSRALMLAFASTPLFEPSAIPLLLEKISSSLPSAKVESFKYLSYCTLKYGGDRMEKYTESLWSALKNAIFTCPHSILSVDSYTIDGIGFHESEIMAQAHELLQVLVQQHNASFLNLILGDGDISTFLKSFSQFNDFNSLSSEYKQRLHAVARILSVCVKSSGSSCNKVFESFFPRLVDALRFSVENSPEAIHSALDAKFNFGALYLCVELLAACRQLVVSSDKVASAPDLSHDTWCQILHSFSTSLCNVFFCLIRASCAEITWNAYVYAAVKGLEILATFPGSFISASKFMYEKILLTLMSIIESDFNKTFLWKAALKVLVEISLFVNKYDEDVKAASFNSIVMQKIVSLISSGDLNMPLSLKIQAIFDIGMTRKSFMLAAASQLEKTISANLSEIFVHGNLQLAELTAVLLECYSIKVLPWFHCNGGADEVSLNFAVNIFAKMENITSLSLGVKGNEFLDATMAAMKQAVAGCSMESQEKVLRKAFDVMATCSLFLSKDLILGTNRFNEKSQLCQTFDGLSCRDEWITSLFASVVIALRPQTRIPNIRLLLQLLTTTLLEGHLPSAQALGSLVNKLPVNISENCSLEEVIDTLFKNEMWCNIIIGKECNDGGAVNMGNPRISSMNSHAVIGLAWIGKGLLMRGHEKLKDVTMTFLSYLVSSGHNRNLLPFKDQIKDGAEHEVLCLRKSAADAFHILMSDSDACLNRNYHAIIRPLYKQRFFNIMLPMFLSAIVKCDSSTTRCFLYQAFAHLISETPLAAIVGDAKKVLPVLLDCFLMLSKDVSHKEIIYSVIIVLSGIITDKNGQEAIVENAPTVICRLTELTSYPHMMVIRETAIQCLAAMSEFPYARIYPMRTQVLQALSKALDDTKRVVRQEAVKCRQAWASIASRSLHF; encoded by the exons GTATCCTCTTACTTGGAGAACTATTGATGCGACTAATATCGAAGCCCTTGGGTGATACTGCAATAAGCAGCTTAGTGGAATTCTTCACAGAGAGGCTG GCAGACTGGAAAGCGTTGCATGGTGCCCTTGTTGGTTGTTTGGCTCTTCTAAGGAGGAAAAGTGATGCTGGCATGATCAATAAAAGTCAAGCAAAGGCCGTTGCGCAGTCTTATCTGCAAAACCTGCAGGTGCAGTTATTGGGACTGCAAGACAGGAAG CTTTGTCTTCAACTATTGGAATGCCTATTGGATTGTTATCCGGATGCCCTTTTGTCACTG GGTGATGATCTTGTATATGGAATCTGTGAAGCTATTGATGGTGAAAAGGACCCACAATGCTTGATGCTCATATTTCGTGTAGTTGAAGTTCTGGCACAATTATTTCCCGAATCTTCTGGCCCATTGGCGAATTTTGCAGGGGATCTGTTCGATATTTTGGGATGTTACTTTCCTATCCATTTTACCCAT CCTAAAGGTGATGAAATTGATGTAAAGAGGGAGGAACTCTCAAGAGCCCTAATG CTGGCGTTTGCTTCCACGCCACTTTTTGAACCCTCAGCCATTCCATTACTTCTTGAAAAAATATCTTCTTCTCTGCCATCAGCAAAG GTGGAATCTTTTAAGTACCTTAGCTACTGCACATTGAAATATGGAGGAGATAGAATGGAAAAATACACCGAATCCCTTTGGTCTGCATTGAAAAATGCAATATTTACTTGTCCGCACTCCATTTTGTCAGTGGATTCCTATACAATAGATGGAATAGGTTTTCATGAGAGTGAAATTATGGCGCAGGCCCATGAACTTCTCCAGGTGCTTGTTCAGCAGCATAATGCGTCATTCTTAAATTTGATTCTGGGTGATGGGGACATAAGCACATTTCTAAAGTCCTTTTCCCAGTTCAACGATTTCAATAGTCTTTCTTCTGAATACAAGCAGAGATTACATGCAGTTGCTCGTATTCTTTCTGTTTGTGTTAAATCTTCTGGGTCTTCCTGCAATAAAGTTTTTGAAAGTTTCTTTCCTCGGTTGGTGGATGCTTTAAGGTTCTCGGTTGAAAATTCCCCCGAGGCTATTCATTCAGCTTTGGATGCAAAATTTAACTTCGGAGCCTTGTATCTTTGTGTCGAACTCCTTGCTGCATGCAGACAGCTGGTAGTCAGCTCCGATAAAGTCGCTTCAGCTCCGGATCTATCACATGACACTTGGTGCCAGATACTTCATAGTTTCTCCACATCATTATGCAATGTTTTCTTTTGTCTCATTCGAGCAAGTTGTGCTGAAATCACTTGGAATGCTTATGTTTATGCAGCAG TTAAAGGTTTGGAGATCTTGGCTACATTTCCTGGAAGCTTTATTTCAGCGTCAAAGTTCATGTATGAGAAAATCCTGCTGACTTTGATGTCAATCATTGAATCTGATTTCAACAAGACATTTCTATGGAAGGCAGCGTTGAAAGTTTTAGTGGAAATCAGCTTGTTTGTCAATAAGTATGACGAGGATGTAAAGGCAGCTAGCTTTAACAGTATTGTCATGCAAAAGATTGTTTCTCTAATTTCTTCGGGTGACTTAAATATGCCGCTATCACTCAAGATACAGGCCATTTTTGACATTGGAATGACCAGGAAGAGTTTCATGCTTGCTGCTGCAAGCCAATTGGAGAAGACTATATCTGCCAACTTATCTGAGATTTTT GTCCATGGAAATCTGCAGTTAGCTGAACTGACAGCTGTGCTTTTGGAATGTTATTCCATTAAGGTACTTCCATG GTTCCATTGCAATGGAGGTGCAGACGAGGTCTCTTTGAATTTTGCAGTTAATATTTTTGCTAAAATGGAAAATATCACATCTTTGAGTCTAGGAGTAAAGGGAAAT GAGTTTCTGGACGCAACAATGGCTGCAATGAAGCAAGCTGTGGCAGGCTGTTCAATGGAAAGCCAGGAAAAGGTTCTTCGGAAAGCTTTTGATGTGATGGCAACATGCTCCTTATTCCTATCCAAGGATTTGATTCTAGGAACCAATCGCTTTAACGAGAAAAGTCAACTTTGTCAGACTTTTGATGGTTTGTCTTGTCGAGACGAATGGATTACTTCACTCTTCGCATCAGTTGTAATTGCGTTGCGTCCTCAAACTCGAATACCAAATATAAGACTGTTATTACAGTTGTTGACAACGACTCTCCTTGAAGGTCATTTACCGTCAGCTCAGGCCCTGGGGTCTTTGGTTAACAAACTTCCTGTAAATATATCAGAAAACTGTAGTCTCGAAGAAGTTATTGATACGTTATTCAAGAATGAGATGTGGTGCAACATTATTATTGGGAAAGAGTGCAATGATGGTGGTGCTGTTAATATGGGTAACCCGAGAATAAGCAGTATGAATAGTCATGCTGTTATTGGATTAGCATGGATAGGGAAAGGTCTGCTTATGCGGGGTCATGAGAAGCTAAAAGATGTGACTATGACTTTCTTGAGTTACTTAGTTTCAAGCGGACATAATAGAAATTTGCTGCCTTTCAAGGATCAAATAAAAGATGGCGCAGAGCATGAAGTGCTTTGTCTCAGAAAATCAGCTGCGGATGCATTTCATATTCTTATGAGCGACTCTGATGCTTGTTTGAACAGGAATTATCATGCAATCATTCGCCCACTCTATAAGCAACGGTTTTTCAACATTATGTTGCCTATGTTCTTATCTGCAATAGTAAAATGTGACTCATCCACTACACG GTGTTTTCTTTATCAAGCTTTCGCACACCTGATATCAGAAACTCCTCTTGCTGCTATTGTTGGTGATGCCAAAAAG GTCCTTCCTGTACTTTTAGATTGCTTTCTTATGTTAAGCAAGGATGTCTCTCATAAGGAGATAATTTACAGTGTCATAATAGTTCTCTCTGGAATAATAACAGATAAAAATG GACAAGAAGCTATTGTAGAAAATGCGCCCACAGTTATCTGCCGACTTACTGAGCTCACATCCTATCCCCATATGATG GTGATTCGAGAGACTGCAATTCAGTGCCTTGCTGCCATGTCAGAGTTTCCGTATGCAAGGATATACCCCATGAGAACACAG GTGTTGCAAGCATTATCCAAAGCTCTTGATGATACAAAGAGGGTTGTTCGTCAAGAGGCAGTGAAATGTCGGCAAGCTTG GGCTTCAATTGCATCAAGGAGTTTGCACTTCTGA